The DNA region CATCCGGGCCGCCAGCCAGGTCACGGCCCCCAGGAACAGGGTGGGCAGGCCGACGCCGAGGGCCTGGATCCAGCTGGTCACCGCGCCGACGCGGTACCCCTCCGCCTGCAAGGCCCGCGAGCCGCTCCGGTAGCGCTCGGCGTACACCTCCTTGCCGCCGATGCCGTTGAGTACGCGCAGGCCCCCGACCATGTCCTCGAACCGGTCGGCGAGCCGGCCCTGCCGCTCCCGGTACGTCGCCTCGACGCCCTGCAGCCGCCCCAGCAGCGGGCCGACCAGCACCGCGAGCAGCGGTACCCCGAGCAGCACCACCGCGGCGAGCAGCGGTTCCACGGCCAGCAGCAACGCGGCCACGACGACGAAGGCGAGGACCGCGCCGACACCGGGGCCCGTGATGGTCAGCGTGCCGGCGATCACGGCGACGTCGCCGAAGCCGATCGTGACGACTTCCCCGGCCGTGACCCGCCGCGGCAGCGCCCCGCCCAGCCGGGTCGCCTGTCCGACCACGACCCGCACGGAACGGAAGGCGGCGTCCAGCCGCACCCTGGTCATCGTGCGGTGCCGCATGATGGCCAGCCACGCGTTCAGCACCCCCACACCCAGCAGCGCCGCGACCCAGCCGGCCAGTGCGGGCCACCGTCCCGGTTGCAACCCGTCGTCGATGGCGCGGGAGAGCAGGTACGGCGGCAGCGTCAGACAGACCATCCAGGCGCTGCCGAGCAGCGCACCGGCGGCGATCCGGCGGCGCTGACAGACGATCAGCCACCAGAGGTATCGCAGGGCGCTGCGGTGGTCGGGGGGTCGTATGGGGTGCGGTGGGCGATTCCTGATCTCGATCCCTCCCTGGGACGGCAGCGGAACGCGGTCGCGGATGCCTGCTCCATGGATCGTACGGACAGCGTGTACGTGCAGTCCGTGTCGGGGACGACGACGAGGAGCGGGGCGCCGGTCTTGATGTGTGCGTGGGCGGCGCGTTGGCTCTCGCGGTCCTCGTACCAGGCGCGGAGTTCCGCGAGGTGGCCGAGGCGCGGGTCGAGGCCGAGCCGGTCCACGATCCACAACGCCTGCCCGCCGAGCCACCGCAGCGCGAGGACGGGGGAGATCGTCCGGAAGGTGCCCAGGACGTACCGCGCCGTTTCATCGGCGCCGTACACGAGCCCTTCGGCGATTGCCGCGCACAGGTAACTCGCCTGCTCGGGCGATGCGTTCACGTCGCCGGTCACAGGATCCGCCCCTCGCTCCGGGCATTGCACCGCGCGATCTCGGCCCGCAACCGCTCTATCGGACTCGGAGCCCGCACGCTTGCGGGCTCCGCCTCCCACTCCGTCCCGCCACAGACCGGCCGCAACGACCAGTACGGGCCGGACGTCCCCCGGAACTCTCCGACCTGGTCACGGCGGCTGGTGTCCACCAACAGCGTGCCGGGTGAGGGCAGTTGTGGGGGATTCTGCTCGTTCGGGGGGCCGTTTTGCACAGACACGGGCCACTCCTCTCCGTAACGGTTCCGCTACCAAGGGGGATCAGCGTGGCCTAGAGTCGAGAAGGTCTTCAACTTACGCAGATTGACAGGCAAGTTAGGTGCCGGATGGTGAATCGGAAGGAACTGGACCCCGATCGATCGCCGAGTGCGGCGTTCGGCGCGCGTCTTCGCAGTTTGCGGGATGAGCGTGGCTGGACGCAGGATGAACTCGGCGAGCGCATGGGGTGTTCCGGGGCGCACATTTCTGCTGTTGAAACTGGACGGCGGAAACCAACTCAACAGTTCGCAGCAAGTGCTGACAGGACGTTTGGAACCGGCAACCGGTTCGAACGCCAGAGCCGGGCGGTCAGGCACAGGGCGCTGCTTGAGGGCTTCCCGGAGTACGTCACTCACGAGGCGCGCGCGGTAGAGATCAGGCTCTACGAAGTTGGTGTCATACCTGGCCTGCTCCAGACTCCGGAGTACGCATCAGCGCTCGGAAAGAGCACGGTGAAACGGGGCGTTGCCTCGCGGGAGCAAGCCGACGAGCGGATTGCGCTGGTGGCGCAGCGCCAAGCGTCGCTCACACGAACACCGCCCCCGTTGGTTTTCGTGGTGCTTGACGAAAGCTGTCTCCTCCGTCCCATCGGGGACGGCGCGCTCATGGGCGCACAGTTCGCGCGTTTGATGGAGTTTGCCGAGCTGCCGAACACCGTGCTTCAAGTCGCTCCGTTCGCCATCGGGGTTCGTCGTCCGATGACGTTGCCGGTAACAGTGCTCACGATGCCGGACCGTTCGCTCATGTCGTACGCGGAGTCCGCCAACCGGGGCCATCTTGAGCGGGACAGCGCATCGGTGCTGCCCATCCTGACGGACTACCATCAACTACAGGCCGAAGCGCTGTCGCGAGCGGCGTCCGTGGCCATGATCAGCCAGTTACGAAAGGGCACCCCGTGACGACCGAGTCCCCCCGTTGGTTCAAGTCTTCATTCAGCGAGAACGGCGGCCAGTGCATCGAGGTCGCCGCCAACCTCGTCGCCCCGCTCGGCGTGGTTCCCGTCCGCGACTCCAAGAACCCGAGCGGCCCGGTGCTGAATGCCTCCGCCGCCTCGTTCGCCTCGTTCGTGGCGGGCGTCAAGGCCGGAGAGCTCGGCACCATCTGACCGCCCGGTCAATGCACACCGTTGCAGGCTGCCCCATCGTGCCGAGTGCGGTGGGGCTTCTTCCGCACAGGCCGATCAGGTAGCCCTGGGAGGGAACCGGTCATGACCCTGTGTGTGAAAGCTGCGCCGGTGGCACAGCCGCCCCGCGATGCTTGATGTTGACGGCCGAAGCCTTGGCCAGTGCCACGGGGTTCACTGCCGTCAGGCGCATGACAACTGTGCGCCTTCGGGAACTGGTCAGCCGGCTCCCCGGGTTCGTCCGGGACCCATCACGCCAGGAGGTCGCGCCAGCGGTCGGCCGACTCCAAGGTGTCCAGGCTGACCTGCTCCAGGAACGCGCCTGACCTGGCCTGCCGCTGCCCCACGGGGCTGTCGGGTCCGTACGTCTGTGCCGAGGCCATCGCAGCCCGCGCCGCCTCCAGCGTCTGCCGCGCGCTGAGCACGACGGAGTGGTACCAGGCCTCGTCGTCGATCACGTAGACGTCGCGACGCCGCTGCGGATCGCGTTCGCGCCGGACATAGCCGTGCTGGACGAGGTAGTTGACGGCCACGGAGACGGAGGCGGGGCTGACCTCCAGCCTGCGGGTCAGCTCGGCCGCGGTGCGCCTGCCGTCCTCGGACAGCAGCAGGTCGACGTGCACGCGTGCTGTCATCCTCGGCAGCCCCGCCCGGACCGCTATCTCGATGATCTCCTCTCCCGTTGTGCCACTCGGCGGTCCGGCCGTGCGCGGGGGTGTTGGTGTGCCACGCCGCGCCCGCTGGGCCGTCGCCCGATGCGCCTGCTGGGGCTGGTAGCCGCTGGGGCCGCCGTTGCGTCCGATCTCCCGGCTGATCGTCGAGGTCGGCCGGTCGAGCCGCCTCGCGATCTCGGCGTAGGAGAGCCCGTCGGTGAGTCCGGCCGCGATGCGCTGGCGGTCCTGCTGGGTCAACCGTCCTCCTGGCATGCCGTCAGTATTGCTTTCGCCGCCATTCATTGCAACGCGATATTGCATTCAGGCCCATCGTCATTGCATCAATATTCCGCTATTCATCTGGGGAAACGCCTTTCTGCCGATTGACGCCATTCTGAATGCAACGTAGCTTTCGAGCATCGTCAAACGCGTACTATCGCGAGATGAGGAATGGTCATGGGTGAATTACTGCACACCGTCACGACGATGCCGACGGAGCGTCGGTCCGGCTGTCCCTTCGACCCGCCGGCGGAGCTGGTCGACGCCCGCCGGCACGGCCCCATCAGCGGGTACACCTTCCCCGGCGGAAAGCCCGGCTGGCTGATCACCGGATACGACCTGGTCAGGGCGGTCCTGGCTGACCAGCGGTTCAGCTCGCGCAAGGAGCTCCTGCTCCACCCGACCATCGACTACGGAGACATGAAGTCACCCCCGGCGCCGCCCGGTGAGTTCCTCCTCATGGACGAGCCCCTGCACAGCCGCTACCGAAAGCCGCTGATGGGCAAGTTCACCGTACGGCGGATGCGTCTGCTCACCGAGCGCGTCGAGCAGATCACCGCCGACCACCTGGACGCCATGGAGGAGGCCGGGCCGTCGGCGGACCTGGTGACCGCGTTCGCCAAGCCCGTCCCCGCCATCGTGATCTGTGAACTGCTGGGGGTGCCGTACGAGGACCGGGGGTCCTTCCAGGAGCAGGTCGACTCGTTCATGAGCGGGGAGACGAGCGACGAGGACCTGATAGCGGCCTACACCGCGACCCAGGAGTACCTCGCGGAACTGGTGGCCGCCAAACGCGCGAACCCCACCGACGACGTGCTCAGCGACCTCACCACCGACAGCGATCTGACCGACGAGGAGCTGAAGGGGATCGCCCTGGTCCTGCTGGCGGCCGGGTTCGACACCACCGCGAACATGCTGGCCCTCGGCACCTTCGCGCTGCTGCGCAACCCGGAGCAACTGGCCGCGCTGCGTGCCGATCCCACGCTCGCCGACCCGGCCGTGGAGGAGTTGCTGCGGTACCTCAGCGTCGCCAAGACGTTCATGAGGACGGCGCTGGAGGACGTCGAGGTGGGCGGCCGGACCATCAAGGCCGGCTCGCCTGTGATCCTGTCGTACAACACCGCCAACCGCGACCCCGAGCGCTTCGCCGATCCCCACGTGCTCGACCTCCGCAGGCAGGACGGTGGACACCTGGCCTTCGGCCACGGCATCCACCAGTGCCTGGGGCAGCAACTGGCCCGCGTCGAGATGAAGGTCGCGTTCCCCGCGCTGTTCAACCGCTTCCCCACGCTGCGCCTGGCCGTACCGCCCGAAGAGGTTGCCCTGCGTCCGGAGATCGCGGACATCTACGGGGTGAAGAGCCTCCCGGTCACCTGGGACGTGTGACCGATGAGGATCACTGCGGACGCCGAGCGCTGCGCTGTCGTGGAACCGTCTGCCTGCCGGGAGGCCGCAGACGGTGCGACACGAGCCGCACGATCCGCCCCGCGAGTGCCAGAGGCATCCTCGTTCGTTGCTATCCGTTCGCCCCGACCGGCGGCACATCTTTCCTCAGCCGGAGAAAGGCTCAAGGACGAAGCGACCCCACGCGACAAAGGCTGCGAGCACGAGGTAGACCGAGTTCAGCATCACGAGCTTGTACTGACCAAGGCGGCCATGAGTGATCATCGCGCCGACCATGAGAGCAACCCAGCACACAGCGGTTACCGGAACCATGACCGGTGCGATGTCGAGCACGGCGGGCAGGATCAGGCCGACTGCGGCCAGCAGCTCCAGGAACCCGAGGGTCTTGACGAAACCGATGCCGGCGTCTTGGGTCCATTCCCCGCCATCGTGCGCGGCCAGTTTCTCCTTGGGTATGAACGCCTTGCTGATGCCGCCGCCCAGGGCGACTGCGGCCAGCAGTCCGGTCGCAATCCACAGAGTGAGGTTCATGGGGTTTCTCCTTGCCTTGTGTCGGTGGCTCCGGGTGTCGACAACCGACCGTGAACGCTTGGCCGAACTGCTGGTTCAGCGGTGGACAGCGGCCTCGCCGCGCTTGGCCTGCAGCAGTTGCCGGCGCTTGTCATCCTTGAAGCCCCAGGTGAACGAGCCGGGCTTGCGTGCCTCGTCCACCAGTTCCTTGACGACGCCCTTGCAAGCGCGCTCCTTGATCCCTGCGCCGAGGCGGCCGCCGATGCAGTACCTGTTCGCGGTGTCGTCCTTGGAGGCGATCTGCACGGTGGCGGCGCGACGGCCCAGGGCGATGCACTGGCCGAAGAAACCCACGTTGATGGCCTCGGGCTGCGCACCCGCGATCCGGGCCAGCACCGTGTCGGCGGCGTGCGCTCCCAGCGGACGAGCGGTCTGGCAGCTCATTCGCAGCGGCAGGTCCGACGGTGCCGCCGAATCCCCGGCCGCGACGATGCGCACATCGTCCACGCTCGTCAACGTCTCGTCGGTGAGCAGGCGGCCCAAGGCGTCGGTGCTCAGCCCGCTGCACGTGGCCAGGTCCGGCACGCCGAACCCGGCGGTCCAGATCGTCACCGTGCTCGGCAGCGTGTGGCCGCCACTGAGCTGCACGGTATCGCGGGTCACCGCCGTCACCTTCGCGTCGGGGCCTTCGAGTACGGTCACCCCGAGCCTGGCCAGCCTCTTGGCAACCGAGCGCCGAACCCGCGGATGCAGATAGGAGCCGAGTACCCCGCCGCACACCAGGGTCACCCGACGGCCCTGCTCCGCCAGCTCGGCGGCGATCTCGATACCGGTCGAACCAGCTCCCACAACCGTCACCACGGCCGTCGAGGGCGCGGCGTCGACCATCGTCCGCAACCGCTGTGCCTCCTCCAGGGTGGCGATCGGGTGGGCGAACTCGGCCGCCCCGGGGACGCGCAGGTCGGCGCTGCCACTGCCCACCGCGTAGATCAGGTAGTCGTAGCCGATCGTGCCGCCGCTCGCCGACGTCACGCTGCGCCCGGGGGCGTCGATCCGTGCCACGGTGTCGACCACCAGCCGGACGCGCTCGCCCAGGACCTCCCGGTAGTCGACGACCGCCGCGTGGGACCCTCCCACCACCTGGTGCAGGCGAACCCTCTCGACAAAGGCCGAACGCGGGTTGACCAGCGTCACTGATACGTCGTCGCGCTGCGTCAGACGATTGGCGGCCAAGACGCCCGCGTACCCGCCGCCGATCACGACCACATCGGTGCTCCCAGTCATGGTGTCTCCTTCGTTCCGAGGGGTTCGGGCACAAGACACCGCAAGACCGATCGCTGTGACAGCATGTGAGGCGGATCACTCTGCGGGGGCTCGGGCTCGGCCCAGGGTTCACCGCGGCGACGCTCGCCGCTGAACGCGGCGTCGCCCTGCCCGCTCCCTTCCCCGCCGCAGCGGATCCTTCGCCGTGGTCGCTGGCCGCCTGGCTGCTACTGGCTGGGGACCACTGCGGTGCCTCCACATGCCACGGCACGTTCCCGGTCCGCGTGGTCCGCGTCGACGGCCAGGGGGATTGCTCGTGATCACGCGGATCCGCTCACGTAACCGCGGATCCTGGAGGACCGGTCTCAGGTCAGGCTCTCCCGCCAAGCCCGGTGCAGCCCCGCGAAGCGGCCGGTGCCGGCGATGAGGTCGGCCGGGGCGCCGTCCTCCACGATGCGGCCGTGCTCTATCACCAGGACCCGGTCCGCGATCTCCACCGTGGAGAGGCGGTGGGCGATCACCACCGCGGTCCGGCCGTGCAGCACCGTGTCCATGGCCCGTTGCACCGCCCGTTCGCCGGGGACGTCCAGCGAGCTCGTCGCCTCGTCGAGGATCAGTACTGCCGGGTTGGCCAGCAGGGCCCGGGCGAAGCCGACCAACTGGCGCTGGCCGGCCGAGATCCGGCCGCCCCTCTTGCGCACGTCCGTGTCGTATCCGTCGGGCAGTCCGCTGATGAAATCGTGCGCGCCGATCGCCTTGGCGGCCTGTTCGATCTCCGCACGGGTCGCGTCCGGGCTGCCGACCGCGATGTTCTCGGCGACCGTTCCGGAGAACAGGAACGCCTCCTGGGTCACCATCACCACACCGCGCCGCAGCTCCGGCACGGCCAGGTCCCGCAGATCCGTCCCGTCGAGCAGCACCCGGCCGTCCGACGGGTCGTAGAACCGGGCCAGCAGTTTGGCCAGCGTCGACTTGCCCGCGCCCGTCGACCCGACCACGGCGACGGTCTGGCCGGCCGGGATCGTGAGATCGAAGCGGGGCAGCACCTCGCCGCCCGTGCGGTAGGTGAAGCGCACCTGGTCGAAGACGACCTCGCGGCCCGGGTGTTCGCCGGTCAGGGGCGGCAGCTCCCGGGGGCTCGACGTCTCCGGGACGGACGGGGTCTGGGCCAGCAGGCCCGCGATCTTCTCCAGCGAGGCCGCGGCCGACTGGTAGGAGTTGAGGAACATGCCGAGCCGGTCGATCGGGTCGTACAGTCGGCGCAGATAGAGCACGGCCGCGGCCAGCACCCCGAGCGCCAGGGTGCCCGAGGCCACCCGGTACGCACCCCACAGCACGATCCCGGCGACCGCCGTGTTGGCGACCAGCCGGGAGCCGACGACGTACCGCCCCATCTCCAGCATCGCGCTGCCGTTGGTCCACCGGTGCGTGTTGTTGAGGCCCTCGAAGTGCGCGTCGTTGACGGGCTCGCGGCGGAAGGCCTGGACGGGGCGGATGCCGTTCATCGTCTCCGCGAACTTCACGATGACCGCGGCGATCGCCGTCGACCGCGAGGCGTACAGCACCCCGGCCCGCCGCTGGAAGAGCCGCACCAGCAGATACAGCGGGACGAAGGACAGCACGGCCGGCGCGCCCAGACCGAAGTCCAGCCAGAGCAGCATCAGCGAGATGGAGACGAAGGACAGCACGACGCCGATCAGCTCTTGAAGCCCCTCGCTGAGCAGCTCCCGCAGTGACTCCACGTCCGTGGTGGAACGGGAGATCAGCCGGCCCGAGGTGTAGCGCTCGTGGAAGTCCACGCTCAGCGCCTGCGCATGACGGAAGATCCGCCCGCGCAGATCGAGCAGCACGTCCTGGTTGATCCGGGCGGAGGCCCGGATGAACGCGTACTGCATGCCCCCGGCCGCCGCCGAGCACAGCGCGTACCCGACCGCCACCGCGATCAACGGCCCGTAGTCCGCGTCCCGGAACGCGGGCACTCCGCTGTCGATGGCGTACGCGACGAGCAGCGGGCCGGCCTGGACCGCGGCCTGCTGGACCAGCAGCAGGAGCGCGGACACCACCACCCGGGCCTTCATCGGCCGCAGCAGCGACCTCAGCAGTGCCCTGGTCGCGCCGGGCGGGGTGGGCAGATCGTCCCGGTCGAAGCGGTCCTTGGAGTCCTTGGCGTGCTCGGCGGTTCCGGTGTCCTTGGAGCCACCGGCGTCCGCCGCGTCCTCGGCGGGAGAGGTGTCCGTCGTCGTACTGGTCATCGGGTGCGGCCCTTCTCGGCGGGGACGTCCTGGGCGAGGCGGTCCTCGGCGGACGGGTCGGGGAAGGCGTCCCCGGCGGACGCGTCCGGCGCGCCTCCGGTGCCCGACATCAGCCAGGCGTACTCCGGGCTGCTGCGCAGCAGTTCCTGATGGGTGCCGACGGCGGTGATCCGGCCCTCCGAGAGCAGCGCCACCCGGTCCGCGAGCATCACGGTGGACGGCCGGTGCGCGACCACGATCGCCGTGGTCTCCTCCAGGACCTGCCGCAGGGCCGCCTCCACCAGCGCCTCGGTGTGCACGTCCAGCGCGGAGAGCGGATCGTCCAGGACCAGGAAGCGCGGCCGGCCGACCACGGCGCGGGCCAGCGCGAGCCGTTGCCGCTGCCCGCCGGAGAGGCTGAGCCCCTGCTCGCCGACCTGGGTGCCGACGCCCTCGGGCAGATCGTGCGCGAAGTCGGCCTGGGCGATGGCGAGCGCCCTGCGCAACTCCTCGTCCCCGGCGCCCTCGGCGCCCATCAGCACGTTCTCCCCGACGCTCGCCGAGAAGAGCGTCGGCTCCTCGAAGGCCACGGACACCAGTTCGCGCAGCTGTTCCCGGGGCATGGTGGTGATGTCCGTACCGTCCAGGGTGATCCGCCCCGCGGTCGCCTCGTGCAGCCGCGGCACGAGGGCGGTGAGCGTCGTCTTCCCGGAACCCGTGGCCCCGACCAGGGCCATCGTCTCGCCGGGCCGGATACGCAGATCGATCCGGGACAGCACGGGCACGGAGCCGGGCTCCGCATCGGGATAGCGGAACTCCACGCCCTCGAAGACCATTTCGCCTCGGGCGGCCGACCCGCTGCCCGGGGCGTGGCCTTCGGTGGCGGACGCGTCGTTCTCCTCGGCCACGTCCATCACCTCGAAGAACCGCTCGGTCGCCGTCGCCGACTCCTGACTCATCGCCAGCAGGAAGCCGATCGACTCGACCGGCCACCGCAGCGCGAGCGCGGTGGAGAGAAAGGCGACCAGGGTGCCCGCGGAGAGGTCGCCGTCGGCGACCTGGACCGTGCCGAGCACCAGTGCCGCGCCGATGGCCAGCTCCGGGATCACGGTGATGGCGGCCCAGATGCCCGCGAGGAGACGGGCCTTCTCCAGCTCCGTGGTGCGCAGCCGCTGCGAGAGGGCCCGGAAGGCATGGGCCTGGCTGCGGTGCCGGCCGAAGCCCTTGATGATGCGGATGCCGAGCACGCTCTCCTCGACGACCGTCGTCAGATCGCCGACCTGGTCCTGGGCCCGGCGCGCCACGGTCGAGTACTTCGTCTCGAAGACCGAGCAGATGATCATCAGCGGTACGACCGGAACGAGCAGCACCAGCCCCAGCGTCCACTGCTGCATCAGCAGAATGACGAAGCCGATCAGGATCGTCGCCCCGTTGACCAGCAGGAAGGTCAGCGGGAAGGCCAGGAACTGACGCAGCAGCATCAGGTCCGTGGTCGCGCGCGAGAGCAACTGCCCCGACGCCCAGCGGTCGTGGAACGCCACCGGCAGCCGTTGCAGATGCCGGTACAGATCGGCCCGCATCGACGCCTCGACCCCGGCCAGCGGCCGCGCCACCATCCACCGCCGCACCCCGAACAGCGCGGCCTCGCCGATGCCCAGCAACAGCAGATACAGCGCGCCGAGCCAGACGCCGCCGGGGTCGCGGTCCGCCACCGGGCCGTCGACGATCCACTTCAGTACGAGGGGGATCACCAGGCCGACACAGGACGCGGCGATCGCGACCAGGGCGGCGCCGAACAGCCGCTTGCGTACCGGCTTCACATAAGGCCACAACCGCATCAGGGACTGAACGGTGGACCGATCCTTGGGCTCTGCATGTTCTTCGGGCATCACAGGCGAGCCTACGGTTCACCCCTGACATCGCTCATGTGGTTTTTCGGCCGACCGGCGGCGCCCCGGACCCGGTCACCGCCGGTCGCAGCCCGGTCGTAGCCCGTATCAACCGATCGGCTGATGCCCCTTCGAGCGCGATGGACGATGGTGCGCCGGCCCCCGCGACACGATGCTCGGGGGCATGGCAATCATCGAAGTGAACGGGGTGCACAAGGCGTACGCCGGGCGCACCGTGGTCGACGGAGTGAGTTTCACCGTCGACGAGGGGGAGATCTTCGGGATCCTCGGCCCCAACGGTGCGGGCAAGACCACCACCGTCGAATGCGTCGAGGGGCTGCGGGTCCCCGACGAGGGCACGGTCCGCGTCGCCGGTCTCGACCCCGTCGCCGACCACGACCGGGTCACCCGGCTGCTCGGCGCCCAGCTCCAGGAGAGCGAACTGCAGCCCAAACTCACCGTGGCCGAGGCGCTGGAGCTGTACAGCGCCTTCTACCCGGACCCCGCCGACTGGCGGGCGCTCGCCGAACGGCTCGGCCTGCACACCCAGTACGGCACCCGGTTCGCCAAGCTGTCCGGCGGTCAGAAGCAGCGACTGTCCATCGCGCTCGCCCTGGTCGGCAATCCGCGGGTGGTGGTGCTCGACGAGCTGACCACCGGCCTGGACCCGCGGGCCCGCCGGGACACCTGGAAGCTGATCGAGGACGTACGCGACAGCGGCGTCACCGTCCTGCTGGTCACGCACTTCATGGAGGAGGCCAGGCAGCTCTGCGACCGGATCGCCGTCATCGACAAGGGGAAGGTCGTCGCCCTCGACACCCCCTCCGGCCTGATCGGCAGCGCGGGCAGCTCCACGGTCATCTCCTTCACCCCGTCGCGGCCGCTCACCGACACCGAACTGGAGCAGCTGCCCGGCGCGGCCTCCGTGGAGCGCAAGGACGACCGGATCGTCATCAGCGGCACCGACGAGACGGTCAACGCCGTGATCTCCCTGCTGGCCCGGCACAGCATCACCGCACACCGGCTCCGTGTCTCGGAGGCGACGCTCGACGACGCCTTCCTCGACCTCACAGAACAGGCGGCCTGAGATGACCACGGCGAACCCGGCCACCACGACACCCGCACCGGCATCCGCGCGCAAGGCGGTGCTCAGGTCCGAGACCCGGCTCTTCCTGCGCGAACCCGGCGCCCTGTTCTGGATCGTCGTCTTCCCGACCGCGCTCCTGACGATCCTCGGCCTCATCCCCTCCTTCCGGGAGCACACCGACGATCTCGGCGGCCGGCGCGTCATCGACCTGTACGTACCGGTGGCGGTCCTGCTCGCCATGATCATGTCCGGGCTGCAGGCCATGCCGCCCGTCCTCACCGGCTACCGCGAACGCGGCATCCTGCGCCGGATGTCCACCACTCCGGTACGCCCCTCCGCACTGCTCACCGCGCAGATCGCCCTGCACGGCGCCGCCGCCCTCGGCTCCGCCGTACTGGCGATGGCCGTCGGCCGGGTCGCCTTCGGCGTCGAACTGCCCGGCCGGCCCGTCGCCTACGTCCTGGCGCTGCTCCTGTCGACGGCGAGCGTGCTGACCCTCGGCGCACTGCTCTGCGCCCTCTCCCGTACGACCAAGGCGGCCGCCGCCATCAGTTCGGTCGTGAACCTCCTGATGATGTTCACCGCCGGCGTCTGGATCCCGGTGCAGAGCATGCCCGACACCCTCCGGAACATCGTCCGGTTCACCCCGTTCGGAGCGGCGTCCGAGGCGCTGGACCGGGCGGCGTCCGGCAACTGGCCCGGCTTCACCCAGCTCGGCGTGATGGTGCTGTGGACGGCGCTGGTGACGCTGCTCGCGACCCGTCTGTTCCGCTGGGAGTGACCGCCGCGCCGGAGACGGGGAGACTGCACCCATGAAGGCGTGGGACACGGCGACGGCGCATCGGAACGACATGTTGAGCGCCGAGCTGGGGTGGGAACGGTTCTTCAGGTACGGGCCCTACGGGTTCCTCGGCCTGAGCACCCTCGTCGCGGCCGTGACCTCCCCGCTCATCATGGACCGCGCCGACGTGTACACCACCGCGGTGCTGGTGCCCGTGGCTCTCGCCCTCCAGCTCTGGTGGGGGCGGGTCAGGCCGATCGTTGTCCCCAAGTCGCGGGCGTCGCAGTTCTACTACGTC from Streptomyces sp. NBC_01591 includes:
- a CDS encoding helix-turn-helix domain-containing protein; this encodes MVNRKELDPDRSPSAAFGARLRSLRDERGWTQDELGERMGCSGAHISAVETGRRKPTQQFAASADRTFGTGNRFERQSRAVRHRALLEGFPEYVTHEARAVEIRLYEVGVIPGLLQTPEYASALGKSTVKRGVASREQADERIALVAQRQASLTRTPPPLVFVVLDESCLLRPIGDGALMGAQFARLMEFAELPNTVLQVAPFAIGVRRPMTLPVTVLTMPDRSLMSYAESANRGHLERDSASVLPILTDYHQLQAEALSRAASVAMISQLRKGTP
- a CDS encoding DUF397 domain-containing protein — translated: MTTESPRWFKSSFSENGGQCIEVAANLVAPLGVVPVRDSKNPSGPVLNASAASFASFVAGVKAGELGTI
- a CDS encoding helix-turn-helix domain-containing protein, with product MPGGRLTQQDRQRIAAGLTDGLSYAEIARRLDRPTSTISREIGRNGGPSGYQPQQAHRATAQRARRGTPTPPRTAGPPSGTTGEEIIEIAVRAGLPRMTARVHVDLLLSEDGRRTAAELTRRLEVSPASVSVAVNYLVQHGYVRRERDPQRRRDVYVIDDEAWYHSVVLSARQTLEAARAAMASAQTYGPDSPVGQRQARSGAFLEQVSLDTLESADRWRDLLA
- a CDS encoding cytochrome P450, with product MGELLHTVTTMPTERRSGCPFDPPAELVDARRHGPISGYTFPGGKPGWLITGYDLVRAVLADQRFSSRKELLLHPTIDYGDMKSPPAPPGEFLLMDEPLHSRYRKPLMGKFTVRRMRLLTERVEQITADHLDAMEEAGPSADLVTAFAKPVPAIVICELLGVPYEDRGSFQEQVDSFMSGETSDEDLIAAYTATQEYLAELVAAKRANPTDDVLSDLTTDSDLTDEELKGIALVLLAAGFDTTANMLALGTFALLRNPEQLAALRADPTLADPAVEELLRYLSVAKTFMRTALEDVEVGGRTIKAGSPVILSYNTANRDPERFADPHVLDLRRQDGGHLAFGHGIHQCLGQQLARVEMKVAFPALFNRFPTLRLAVPPEEVALRPEIADIYGVKSLPVTWDV
- a CDS encoding DoxX family protein, whose protein sequence is MNLTLWIATGLLAAVALGGGISKAFIPKEKLAAHDGGEWTQDAGIGFVKTLGFLELLAAVGLILPAVLDIAPVMVPVTAVCWVALMVGAMITHGRLGQYKLVMLNSVYLVLAAFVAWGRFVLEPFSG
- a CDS encoding NAD(P)/FAD-dependent oxidoreductase encodes the protein MTGSTDVVVIGGGYAGVLAANRLTQRDDVSVTLVNPRSAFVERVRLHQVVGGSHAAVVDYREVLGERVRLVVDTVARIDAPGRSVTSASGGTIGYDYLIYAVGSGSADLRVPGAAEFAHPIATLEEAQRLRTMVDAAPSTAVVTVVGAGSTGIEIAAELAEQGRRVTLVCGGVLGSYLHPRVRRSVAKRLARLGVTVLEGPDAKVTAVTRDTVQLSGGHTLPSTVTIWTAGFGVPDLATCSGLSTDALGRLLTDETLTSVDDVRIVAAGDSAAPSDLPLRMSCQTARPLGAHAADTVLARIAGAQPEAINVGFFGQCIALGRRAATVQIASKDDTANRYCIGGRLGAGIKERACKGVVKELVDEARKPGSFTWGFKDDKRRQLLQAKRGEAAVHR
- a CDS encoding ABC transporter ATP-binding protein, giving the protein MTSTTTDTSPAEDAADAGGSKDTGTAEHAKDSKDRFDRDDLPTPPGATRALLRSLLRPMKARVVVSALLLLVQQAAVQAGPLLVAYAIDSGVPAFRDADYGPLIAVAVGYALCSAAAGGMQYAFIRASARINQDVLLDLRGRIFRHAQALSVDFHERYTSGRLISRSTTDVESLRELLSEGLQELIGVVLSFVSISLMLLWLDFGLGAPAVLSFVPLYLLVRLFQRRAGVLYASRSTAIAAVIVKFAETMNGIRPVQAFRREPVNDAHFEGLNNTHRWTNGSAMLEMGRYVVGSRLVANTAVAGIVLWGAYRVASGTLALGVLAAAVLYLRRLYDPIDRLGMFLNSYQSAAASLEKIAGLLAQTPSVPETSSPRELPPLTGEHPGREVVFDQVRFTYRTGGEVLPRFDLTIPAGQTVAVVGSTGAGKSTLAKLLARFYDPSDGRVLLDGTDLRDLAVPELRRGVVMVTQEAFLFSGTVAENIAVGSPDATRAEIEQAAKAIGAHDFISGLPDGYDTDVRKRGGRISAGQRQLVGFARALLANPAVLILDEATSSLDVPGERAVQRAMDTVLHGRTAVVIAHRLSTVEIADRVLVIEHGRIVEDGAPADLIAGTGRFAGLHRAWRESLT